The window GCGATGGAGCGCTGGAACTGGAGCCGTCAACGTTCGGTCTGGGTCCTGTCACTGGCCTGTTTCCTGCTTGGTATTCCTTCAGCGCTATCGCTCGGAATGTTCCCTGAGCTTTCGTTCGGAGGCAAAGCCCTGTTTGACTGGATGGATTTCATTACCTCCAATATTATGCTGCCGCTTGGCGGTCTGCTGATTACTGTTTTTGCCGGGTACTTCTGGAAAGGTGCGGCAGAAGCGGCTGGGCTTAAGTCCCGCTGGTTCCGCATCTGGCTGTTCATGCTCCGGTATGTTGCACCGGTGCTGGTGTTTCTGGTGCTGCTCCATACGTCAGGGATTATTTCCTTCTGATCAACATTGAATCCTTAGTAAGCCACCGGGACTTGTCCCGGTGGCTTTTTGGTTTATCAAATGGTTTATGACAAAAATCCGCTATAAAATAGATGCTCCTCTTCAATCTGGATAATGGATTCTTGAGTGTCGTTCTGGATTTGAGCCTGGATCTCCAACCGGTAATTTTTAGGGGAAGAGCCCTTTACCTTTTTGAACATTTTGGAGAAGAGCAGTGGATCATTGTAGCCTACGGATCGGGAAATATCAGCGATCGAAAGTTCCGCATTCCCCATCATTTCACATGCTTTGTTAATTCTATAATGAATGAAGTAGTTCTGTATGCTGACCGACATTCGCTCCTTAAATAATGAGCACAAATAGCTTCGGTTAAGTCCAATATATTGGGCAATGTCCTCAATAGTAATGCTCTGAGGATAATTCATTTCGATAAAGTCTTTTACCTGTTCAACGTAGATTTCTGCCCGGGTCTCTTTAACTTCAGGGGATGCTACCGGGCCGTACTCCACGAGCTGCGATAACAATAAATATAGTAACCCTGTCAGTCTGGTTTCCCGGGCTTTATGGAATACTCTTGATTCGTTCATCAACTGCAAGTAGTGGTAAATCATATCATCTCTATCATACTGAATGATTGGAGATGCTTTGGTTAGCCCGGCTTGCTTGAGGAGCAGTTCCGCCGAGGTTCCGTTAAAGCCAACCCAGCAATAAGTCCAGGGATCTGCTGTATCGGCTTGATAATAAGTAATAATATCCGGGAAAATTAAGAACCCCTGTCCCTTCTTTAAGGAATATCTTTTTCCCTCGACTTCAAAAACCCCTTGTCCGCTTAAGACATAATGGAGCAGATAATGACTTCTCACCGCTGGACCGAAAAAGTGACCCGGGATACATCCCTCAATACCGAATTGAGTAGTATGCAATTCTGCGTGTTGTTTACTGCGTGGTAAATACTCGAGCACAGTAAGCCTCCTGAGTATAATAATCTAGCATTATTATATATTTAGTGAGTACCAAGCCATGTACTAGACAGCTTATTTTATATATCATTTCTATAGAACTGACTGCTATATTATATAAGCTTATCAAGTATTAAGCCATGTCTAAGTAGCCGGAAAAAATAAACTCTTAATAGCATGAAAGAAGGGGATTTTCAATGGGTATAATCGTACAAGAGCAGGAAGGGCTGTTTCATCTGCAGTCGTCCGGCATGAGTTATATTTTTCAGATCGTTAACGGGTATCCAGTACATGTCTATTGGGGAAGCAGGCTGATCCACCGGGAATCTATGAATGAACTGATGGTTCATACTCCGGTAAATGCCGGATTAGACCGGCTGCCGCAAGAATACCCGCAATATGGGAGCGGAGATTTCCGGAATCCGGTATACCAGGTTGAACTTGAGGATGGAACACGCATC of the Paenibacillus pedocola genome contains:
- a CDS encoding AraC family transcriptional regulator, with protein sequence MLEYLPRSKQHAELHTTQFGIEGCIPGHFFGPAVRSHYLLHYVLSGQGVFEVEGKRYSLKKGQGFLIFPDIITYYQADTADPWTYCWVGFNGTSAELLLKQAGLTKASPIIQYDRDDMIYHYLQLMNESRVFHKARETRLTGLLYLLLSQLVEYGPVASPEVKETRAEIYVEQVKDFIEMNYPQSITIEDIAQYIGLNRSYLCSLFKERMSVSIQNYFIHYRINKACEMMGNAELSIADISRSVGYNDPLLFSKMFKKVKGSSPKNYRLEIQAQIQNDTQESIIQIEEEHLFYSGFLS